A genomic region of Eucalyptus grandis isolate ANBG69807.140 chromosome 5, ASM1654582v1, whole genome shotgun sequence contains the following coding sequences:
- the LOC104427561 gene encoding small RNA 2'-O-methyltransferase → MGTSGDAAPEARKTTITPKAVIYQKYGSRASYEVEEVQESAQNGCPGLYIPQKGPSLFRCRLNLPELSIVSETFKKKKDAEQAAAEMAIQKLGIQPSTHTPNVDDAGEDLVTRVAYLFSNEFLASQHPLSCHFKAALSREGDLYGSVPVSVIAVYDGKISSLCKLIDPKVESNPCLVISFVLQAAATLPTLITATEGQLWIRRQNPYPPEVIEPLLLEQSCTLGCVCVQALLIPSSLNEDIKPVTLNVSSSAYYLDVIAQKLGLLDASKILVSRPIGKSSSETRLYFVASDLQFVEPSSELNGKKPDIFEGSMNARASYLAGQEVYGGAIMASIGYTWKSKDLFHEDVFLKTYYRMLIYKTPSGPYKLSRESTIATELPVVFTIKSNWRGAFPREILCTFCRQHRLSEPVFTISRYPVKALSDLSGSQKKLKVTELTEGTGHANENAANHGDDENLESMSKFRCEVKVLSKLQDLILQCSPKDSCRKETDCIQNASLKVLSWLSSYFQDFNMPLEKLNSLADALDVKFNPQHLFKEFKFCLAMYLNQQRTIKANNCVDVPQAIGEHENYLLRIEGPESGICPSNGSLACICYSACLVTEVGDTKELIESAYEFEFELGARAVNPHVETAVAQMSVGQSAFFLVDLPSQELILAAANDSARALSLINSNICRLEYCITLLKVSEPLEDRMEQALFSPPLSKQRVEYAVEHIKKSDATTLVDFGCGSGSLLESLLDYPTSLRKIVGVDLSLKSLSRAAKVLHSKLSKSLDGDVPCRGIESATLYYGSIIVFDSRMRGFDIGTCLEVIEHMEEDQASLFGDLVLSSFRPSVLIVSTPNYEYNVILQKSELPSQEEAQEGKGQSESCRFRNHDHKFEWTREQFSSWARNLASRHNYSVEFSGVGGSADCEPGFASQIALFKRLPWQEERIEDEELVHPYNIIWEWSNSETSKSCD, encoded by the exons ATGGGGACCTCTGGCGACGCAGCTCCGGAGGCGAGGAAGACGACGATCACGCCGAAAGCTGTCATATACCAGAAATATGGAAGCAGAGCTTCGTATGAAGTGGAGGAAGTCCAGGAGTCTGCTCAGAATGGGTGTCCTGGACTGTACATCCCACAGAAGGGCCCTAGTCTCTTTCGCTGTCGGCTGAACCTTCCTGAACTCTCCATTGTCTCTGAAactttcaagaagaagaaggacgcCGAGCAAGCCGCTGCCGAGATGGCCATTCAGAAG TTGGGCATTCAACCTTCAACGCACACGCCCAATGTAGATGATGCAGGGGAGGATTTAGTTACTCGGGTTGCATATTTGTTCTCAAATGAG TTCCTTGCATCTCAACATCCGCTGAGTTGTCACTTTAAAGCTGCTTTAAGCCGAGAAGGCGATCTTTACGGTTCAGTCCCTGTTTCTGTGATTGCTGTTTATGATGGGAAGATCAGTAGTTTATGTAAACTAATTGATCCTAAGGTGGAGTCAAATCCCTGTTTGgtaatttcttttgttctacAAGCTGCCGCAACGTTACCTACCCTAATTACTGCTACTGAAGGACAGCTTTGGATTCGGAGGCAAAATCCCTACCCTCCTGAGGTTATAGAGCCATTGTTACTTGAACAATCTTGCACCCTTGGTTGTGTATGTGTTCAGGCCTTATTGATTCCAAGTTCATTGAATGAGGATATCAAGCCTGTAACTTTAAATGTTTCCTCGTCTGCGTACTACTTGGATGTCATTGCACAAAAGCTTGGTCTACTTGATGCTTCTAAGATCCTAGTCTCACG TCCCATAGGAAAATCTTCTTCCGAGACAAGATTGTATTTTGTTGCGTCTGACTTGCAGTTTGTGGAGCCATCATCAGAACTGAATGGAAAGAAACCTGATATTTTCGAAGGCTCTATGAATGCTAGGGCTAGTTATTTAGCTGGTCAAGAGGTATATGGTGGTGCAATTATGGCATCAATTGGATATACATGGAAGTCCAAAGACCTTTTTCACGAAGATGTATTCTTGAAGACATATTACAG AATGCTCATTTATAAGACACCGAGTGGACCTTACAAATTGTCTAGAGAGTCAACTATTGCCACAGAGTTGCCAGTTGTTTTCACAATAAAAAGTAACTGGAGGGGTGCTTTCCCAAGGGAAATTCTCTGTACATTCTGTCGTCAGCATCGATTGTCTGAACCTGTCTTCACTATTTCAAGATATCCTGTAAAAGCACTGTCTGACTTGTCCGGATCACAAAAGAAGCTGAAAGTTACAGAATTGACAGAGGGCACAGGGCATGCAAATGAAAATGCTGCTAATCATGGTgatgatgaaaatttggaatcaaTGAGCAAATTCAGATGTGAAGTAAAAGTATTGTCAAAGCTACAGGATCTGATATTGCAGTGTTCTCCTAAAGATTCTTGCAGGAAGGAGACTGATTGTATCCAGAATGCTTCTCTGAAAGTTCTCTCCTGGTTGAGTTCATATTTTCAGGATTTTAATATGCCGTTGGAGAAGCTTAATTCATTAGCTGATGCACTGGATGTAAAGTTTAATCCCCAACATTTGTTTAAGGAATTTAAGTTCTGCTTGGCCATGTACCTCAACCAGCAAAGAACAATTAAAGCCAACAATTGTGTTGATGTTCCACAAGCCATAGGAGAACATGAAAATTATCTTTTAAGGATAGAAGGGCCAGAATCAGGCATCTGTCCATCTAATGGGTCATTGGCATGCATATGTTATTCAGCATGTTTGGTGACAGAAGTTGGGGATACAAAGGAACTTATTGAAAGTGCTTATGAGTTTGAATTTGAGTTAGGGGCTAGAGCAGTTAATCCTCATGTTGAAACAGCTGTGGCTCAGATGTCTGTTGGTCAGTCTGCATTTTTCTTGGTGGATTTGCCTTCCCAAGAGCTAATTTTGGCCGCTGCTAATGATTCTGCAAGGGCACTTTCATTAATTAACTCAA ATATATGTCGCTTGGAATACTGCATCACCTTATTGAAGGTATCAGAGCCCCTGGAGGACAGGATGGAGCAGGCCCTTTTTAGCCCTCCCCTTTCAAAGCAACGGGTTGAATATGCTGTCGAACACATTAAGAAATCTGATGCAACTACTTTG GTTGATTTTGGTTGTGGCTCCGGAAGTTTGCTGGAATCCCTGTTGGACTATCCAACCTCACTGAGAAAGATTGTTGGTGTTGACCTCTCCCTCAAGAGTCTTAGTCGTGCAGCAAag GTATTGCACTCGAAGTTAAGCAAAAGTTTAGATGGTGATGTGCCATGCAGAGGCATCGAGTCTGCAACACTTTATTATGGTTCGATCATTGTCTTTGATTCTCGTATGCGTGGTTTTGATATCGGCACTTGCCTGGAG GTGATCGAGCATATGGAGGAAGATCAGGCATCTTTATTTGGAGATCTTGTGCTGAGCTCGTTTCGGCCCAGTGTTCTGATCGTGTCCACACCAAACTATGAATACAACGTCATACTACAGAAATCTGAGCTGCCAAGCCAAGAGGAGGCGCAGGAGGGGAAAGGGCAGTCAGAGTCTTGTAGATTCCGTAACCACGATCACAAGTTTGAGTGGACCAGAGAGCAATTCAGCTCGTGGGCAAGGAACTTGGCCTCAAGGCACAACTACAGCGTCGAGTTTAGTGGTGTCGGTGGTTCTGCTGACTGCGAACCTGGGTTCGCTTCACAGATCGCTCTTTTCAAAAGATTGCCTTGGCAAGAGGAGCGCATTGAGGACGAGGAACTGGTTCATCCTTACAATATCATTTGGGAATGGAGTAACAGCGAGACATCCAAATCTTGCGATTGA
- the LOC104425581 gene encoding nuclear transcription factor Y subunit A-7, with protein sequence MTSSVHDISENGEADEQQKHSEQHESSPATGVPHPGVSLPNVQYATPPQLGAGHAMTPPAYPYPDPYYRSIFAPYDAQSYPQQPYGAQPMVHLQLMGIQQAGVPLPSDAVEEPVFVNAKQYHGILRRRQSRAKAELENKALKSRKPYLHESRHLHALRRARGCGGRFLNAKKDENQQSEVSSADKSQGNINLNSDKSDRSS encoded by the exons ATGACTTCCTCTGTGCATGACATTTCAG AAAATGGGGAAGCTGATGAACAGCAAAAACATTCAGAACAGCATGAGTCCTCCCCTGCAACTGGAGTGCCTCATCCTGGTGTCTCTTTGCCCAATGTCCAATATGCAACGCCTCCACAACTTGGAGCGGGACATGCCATG ACACCACCTGCTTACCCCTATCCAGACCCTTATTATCGAAGCATCTTTGCTCCCTATGATGCGCAGTCGTACCCGCAGCAGCCCTATGGTGCACAGCCTATG GTCCATCTGCAATTAATGGGAATTCAACAAGCTGGAGTGCCTTTGCCATCAGATGCAGTTGAGGAACCTGTATTTGTCAATGCAAAACAATATCATGGCATCTTGCGGCGTCGACAGTCTCGTGCAAAAGCTGAGTTAGAGAACAAAGCTCTTAAATCTCGCAAG CCTTACTTGCATGAATCTCGACATTTGCATGCATTGAGAAGAGCTAGAGGATGTGGGGGGCGGTTCCTGAATGCAAAGAAGGATGAAAATCAGCAGAGCGAGGTTTCTTCAGCAGACAAATCACAGGGAAATATCAATCTCAACTCTGATAAAAGCGATCGCTCCTCCTGA
- the LOC104425582 gene encoding probable receptor-like protein kinase At1g30570 produces the protein MQMGKLATLVLLYAVSFWSMVGTGEAQLKTVLINCGTNSGVDVDGRRWVGDLAANNNLTISPAPVADPAAMSGNTSLGPIYESARVFSGGLNYTFQQVQGDYFLRLHFCPFALDNHNVNESVFDVAANGLGLLSQYSVSTDIATKNMELQRSGSNISSYLIKEFFLSIGSNELVVEFLPSKGSFGFINGLELVASEDNLFAGAISKVGGNSANLNVSGRGMETMYRLNVGGSRINPSEDPDLQRTWEVDTGYMTNVDAGSQIRNNSNITYASSNDSSVAPLRVYETARTMSNNQVLEKRFNMSWKVTVDPGFDYLIRLHFCELLFGQPNQRNFRIYVNNRTAADNFDIYARAGGKNRAYHQDYLDAVSSRVNTLWIQLGPDTATGASGTDALLNGLEIYKLSRNGNLAYVVASNPAQNTANNSKARVLLVGIGAGVGSVLILAFVATIVFLLWRRRSRKNGGKNNAPGWRPLFLHGASLNTANAKEAAGTKNQFGSVASTRLERRFTVAEIRAATKNFDENMVIGVGGFGKVYRGEIEDGTLAAIKRAHPQSQQGLAEFETEIEMLSKLRHRHLVSMIGFCEEQNEMILVYEYMANGTLRSHLFGSDLPPLSWRRRLEVCIGAARGLHYLHTGADRGIIHRDVKTTNILLDENFVAKMSDFGLSKTGPALEHTHVSTAVKGSFGYLDPEYFRRQQLTQKSDVYSFGVVLFEVVCARAVINPSLPKDQINLAEWALRWQRERSLETIIDPRLRGQYSPESMKKFGEIAEKCLADEGKCRPTMGEVLWHLEYVLQLHDAWLRANDEGSSSLHVESSEDRQAGGGSGGGVEERRNPLFTAEGNGESAAGDD, from the coding sequence ATGCAGATGGGAAAGTTGGCAACTTTGGTTTTGCTCTATGCAGTGTCCTTCTGGTCAATGGTTGGAACTGGGGAAGCCCAGTTGAAGACTGTCCTGATAAATTGCGGCACGAATTCTGGCGTTGATGTTGATGGCAGGAGATGGGTTGGTGACTTGGCCGCTAACAACAATCTCACCATTAGTCCCGCTCCGGTGGCCGACCCCGCGGCGATGAGCGGGAATACTTCCTTAGGTCCGATCTACGAATCCGCCCGTGTTTTCTCAGGTGGATTGAACTATACCTTTCAACAAGTCCAGGGGGACTATTTCCTCCGGCTTCATTTCTGCCCGTTCGCCTTGGACAATCACAATGTGAATGAATCCGTGTTCGATGTCGCGGCGAACGGTTTGGGACTGCTGTCGCAATACAGTGTTTCGACCGATATCGCGACCAAGAACATGGAATTGCAGCGTTCGGGAAGCAACATTTCATCCTATCTGATCAAGGAGTTCTTCCTCTCCATCGGTTCGAACGAGCTCGTCGTCGAGTTTCTTCCATCGAAAGGGTCGTTCGGGTTCATAAACGGACTAGAATTGGTGGCGTCGGAGGATAACCTGTTTGCCGGCGCAATCAGTAAAGTTGGAGGGAATAGCGCGAATTTGAATGTGAGCGGACGGGGTATGGAAACAATGTACAGATTGAATGTTGGGGGATCTCGTATCAATCCCAGTGAAGATCCGGATCTCCAGAGGACATGGGAGGTCGATACCGGCTACATGACCAACGTCGACGCCGGCTCTCAAATCAGAAACAATTCGAACATTACTTATGCATCGTCCAACGACTCGTCGGTAGCTCCCCTTCGCGTGTATGAGACGGCGAGGACCATGTCCAACAACCAAGTTCTTGAGAAGAGGTTCAACATGTCGTGGAAGGTCACGGTGGATCCGGGCTTCGACTACCTGATCCGGTTACATTTCTGCGAGCTGCTCTTCGGACAGCCCAACCAGAGGAACTTCAGGATCTACGTGAACAACAGGACCGCGGCCGATAACTTCGATATCTATGCCCGAGCCGGAGGGAAGAACAGAGCGTATCACCAGGACTATTTGGACGCGGTCTCGTCGAGGGTCAACACGCTGTGGATTCAACTCGGGCCCGACACGGCCACCGGGGCGTCCGGAACCGATGCTCTGTTGAACGGTCTGGAGATATATAAGCTGAGCCGAAACGGAAATCTTGCCTATGTAGTTGCATCCAATCCAGCTCAAAACACGGCGAACAATTCGAAAGCTCGTGTTCTCTTGGTTGGAATCGGAGCCGGCGTAGGCTCTGTACTGATCCTTGCATTCGTAGCTACTATCGTCTTCCTCCTGTGGAGAAGGCGGAGTCGCAAGAACGGCGGTAAAAACAACGCCCCTGGGTGGCGGCCGCTCTTCCTTCACGGGGCCTCATTGAATACCGCTAATGCCAAGGAAGCGGCGGGAACCAAAAACCAGTTCGGATCTGTCGCCTCGACGAGATTGGAGAGGCGATTTACGGTAGCAGAAATTAGAGCGGCGACGAAGAACTTCGATGAGAATATGGTCATTGGAGTAGGGGGTTTCGGAAAGGTGTACAGAGGCGAAATCGAAGACGGCACCCTCGCCGCCATCAAGCGCGCCCATCCTCAGTCGCAGCAAGGCCTTGCTGAATTCGAGACGGAGATCGAGATGCTCTCGAAGCTGAGGCATAGGCATCTGGTTTCCATGATCGGGTTCTGCGAGGAACAGAACGAGATGATCCTGGTGTACGAGTACATGGCCAACGGAACTCTGCGAAGCCATCTCTTCGGCAGTGATCTTCCGCCGTTGAGCTGGAGGCGGCGGCTGGAGGTCTGCATCGGAGCTGCGCGAGGACTGCATTACCTTCATACCGGAGCCGACCGAGGAATAATCCATAGGGATGTCAAGACGACCAACATTCTGCTCGACGAGAACTTCGTGGCGAAGATGTCGGATTTCGGATTGTCGAAGACAGGTCCTGCCCTGGAACACACCCATGTTAGCACTGCAGTGAAAGGGAGCTTCGGATACCTCGACCCTGAGTACTTCCGGCGACAGCAGTTGACGCAAAAGTCCGATGTGTACTCTTTCGGGGTCGTGCTATTCGAAGTCGTCTGTGCTCGGGCTGTCATAAATCCGAGCTTACCGAAGGATCAGATAAACCTTGCCGAATGGGCTTTACGATGGCAACGGGAGAGATCGCTCGAGACCATCATCGACCCGCGTCTCAGGGGACAGTATTCGCCGGAGTCGATGAAGAAGTTCGGGGAGATAGCAGAGAAGTGTCTCGCCGACGAGGGGAAGTGCCGGCCGACCATGGGAGAGGTTCTGTGGCACCTGGAGTACGTCTTGCAGCTCCACGACGCCTGGCTGCGAGCGAACGACGAAGGAAGTTCCTCCCTCCACGTCGAGAGTTCGGAAGATCGCCAGGCGGGAggaggcagcggcggcggcgtggagGAGAGACGAAACCCGCTGTTTACAGCGGAGGGGAACGGTGAATCCGCCGCCGGAGATGATTAG